A DNA window from Castanea sativa cultivar Marrone di Chiusa Pesio chromosome 7, ASM4071231v1 contains the following coding sequences:
- the LOC142642529 gene encoding uncharacterized protein LOC142642529, with protein MDLNKKGVLFSYDQAFIKNDTLGDTTLSLNCFGYGGNDTARFGCNQSNLGVNLSNASDDGCRLVLGLGPTPSAYSDKYNNVGFKKNKRLASTTLAHRVSSEVDSILQLSLSGGTNDSSSVLDISVSTEADFNTFSLPNQVSVEDNHLVIPVVDEGSTSAKKSGGYMPSLLFAPRTDNAEVSMQAQELSELTTKAQSSYELSSTTEYSIGTISEQATTGTSSDHRTSNSKKCKFSGCTKGARGASGLCIGHGGGQRCQKPGCNKGAESRTAYCKAHGGGKRCQHLGCTKSAEGKTDYCIAHGGGRRCGYAGGCSKAARGKSGLCIRHGGGKRCKVDGCTRSAEGQAGLCISHGGGRRCQYEGCTKGAQGSTMFCKAHGGGKRCIFAGCTKGAEGSTPLCKGHGGGKRCLFDGGGICPKSVHGGTNFCVAHGGGKRCAVPGCTKSARGRTDCCVRHGGGKRCKFENCGKSAQGSTDFCKAHGGGKRCTWGEGKCEKFARGKSGLCAAHSSMVQERETNKKGMIAPGLFYGLVSSDSITAGSGFENSSSSSGGSVVPSCIESLENSAKIQRIPPQVLVPLSMKSFSSNTSFLSAEKTEGGTNVCGIGISSSAGSKSFDFDAPEGRVHGGGLMSLFGGNLKNAIDRI; from the coding sequence ATGGATCTGAACAAGAAGGGGGTACTGTTCTCTTATGATCaagcttttataaaaaatgacaCCTTGGGTGATACTACTCTGAGCCTGAACTGCTTTGGCTATGGAGGCAATGACACAGCTAGATTTGGGTGTAACCAAAGCAATCTTGGGGTTAACTTATCCAATGCTTCTGATGACGGCTGCAGATTGGTACTTGGACTGGGCCCAACACCAAGTGCATACTCtgataaatataataatgtggGCTTTAAGAAGAACAAACGATTAGCCAGCACAACATTAGCTCACAGGGTATCATCTGAGGTTGATTCAATCCTACAACTCAGTCTTTCTGGAGGTACTAATGATTCTTCAAGTGTTCTTGATATTTCAGTTTCAACAGAGGCTGATTTTAATACCTTCTCCCTCCCAAACCAAGTATCTGTTGAAGATAATCATCTTGTGATTCCTGTTGTTGATGAGGGTTCTACCTCAGCAAAGAAATCAGGTGGCTATATGCCATCACTTCTTTTTGCTCCAAGAACAGACAATGCCGAGGTATCAATGCAAGCACAGGAACTTTCTGAGCTCACAACCAAGGCCCAGTCGAGCTATGAACTGTCCTCTACAACAGAGTACTCAATTGGCACCATCTCTGAGCAAGCAACTACTGGAACATCTTCAGACCACCGAACCAGCAATTCTAAGAAATGCAAATTTTCAGGTTGCACAAAAGGTGCACGAGGGGCATCTGGTCTTTGTATTGGTCATGGGGGTGGTCAGAGATGCCAGAAACCAGGATGCAACAAGGGTGCTGAGAGCCGAACTGCCTATTGCAAGGCCCATGGTGGAGGGAAGAGGTGCCAACACTTGGGTTGCACTAAAAGTGCTGAGGGGAAGACAGATTATTGTATAGCACATGGTGGTGGCAGAAGATGTGGGTATGCAGGTGGGTGCAGCAAAGCTGCACGAGGCAAGTCAGGCCTTTGCATTAGACATGGAGGGGGTAAGAGGTGTAAGGTCGATGGTTGCACTCGTAGTGCTGAAGGACAGGCTGGTTTGTGCATCTCTCATGGGGGTGGACGCCGTTGTCAGTATGAGGGATGCACAAAGGGTGCGCAAGGGAGTACCATGTTTTGCAAGGCACATGGTGGTGGAAAGCGATGCATATTTGCAGGTTGCACCAAGGGTGCAGAAGGGAGTACTCCATTGTGCAAGGGACATGGTGGGGGTAAGCGCTGCCTCTTTGATGGTGGTGGGATTTGCCCAAAGAGCGTCCATGGAGGTACAAACTTTTGTGTTGCCCATGGTGGTGGAAAAAGATGTGCTGTGCCAGGCTGCACAAAGAGTGCACGTGGCCGAACAGATTGTTGCGTTAGACATGGGGGAGGGAAGCGGTGCAAGTTTGAAAACTGTGGAAAGAGTGCTCAAGGGAGCACAGATTTCTGCAAGGCTCATGGTGGTGGAAAGCGATGCACTTGGGGAGAGGGCAAATGTGAGAAATTCGCAAGGGGTAAGAGTGGCCTCTGTGCTGCTCACAGTAGCATGGTCCAGGAGCGGGAGACAAACAAGAAAGGTATGATTGCACCAGGACTCTTCTATGGCCTTGTATCTAGTGATTCAATAACTGCAGGGAGTGGATTTGAAAACAGTAGTTCTTCCTCTGGAGGCAGTGTTGTCCCCAGCTGCATTGAGTCGCTTGAAAATTCAGCAAAAATACAACGCATACCCCCACAGGTATTGGTTCCTCTATCAATGAAGTCATTTTCATCTAATACAAGCTTCTTGAGTGCTGAGAAGACGGAGGGAGGGACCAATGTTTGTGGCATTGGCATCAGCAGTAGTGCTGGGAGTAAAAGCTTTGACTTTGATGCTCCAGAGGGGAGAGTCCACGGTGGGGGTCTCATGTCATTGTTTGGTGGGAATCTGAAGAATGCAATTGATAGGATCTGA